From Candidatus Nomurabacteria bacterium, one genomic window encodes:
- a CDS encoding YebC/PmpR family DNA-binding transcriptional regulator: protein MAGHSKWAKIKRDKAGNDAKKGAVFTKIGNQIAVAARSGTDPLTNPALATVIETAKAANMPLINIEKAIKRAEDKSAAALEEVLYEGYAQGGVAVLVECATDNRNRTFPEVKNAFNKNGGSIADPGSVAFQFERKGLIVVEASGDDATLTALEAGAIDVNEEDGELYVYTDPKDLHAVRQSIINAGLKVASAELVYEPNAVVQISDQAQADKIQKLLDAVDDLEDVVSVHTNFYPV from the coding sequence ATGGCAGGACATAGTAAATGGGCCAAGATTAAGCGCGACAAAGCTGGCAACGATGCCAAGAAAGGCGCCGTATTTACTAAGATAGGTAATCAGATTGCCGTAGCAGCCAGGAGTGGCACCGATCCACTGACTAACCCGGCACTCGCCACGGTAATCGAGACAGCCAAGGCTGCCAACATGCCCCTAATAAATATCGAAAAAGCAATCAAGCGAGCAGAAGACAAATCGGCTGCGGCCTTGGAGGAAGTGCTTTACGAAGGCTACGCTCAAGGTGGTGTGGCTGTGTTGGTCGAGTGTGCCACAGATAATCGCAATCGAACTTTCCCAGAAGTTAAAAATGCGTTTAACAAGAATGGTGGTTCGATTGCCGACCCGGGTAGTGTGGCGTTTCAGTTCGAGAGGAAAGGTTTAATCGTAGTTGAAGCGAGTGGAGATGATGCAACCTTGACTGCTCTAGAGGCAGGTGCGATAGACGTGAATGAAGAAGATGGTGAGCTTTATGTATATACAGACCCTAAAGATCTACATGCAGTTCGTCAGTCGATCATTAACGCGGGCCTAAAAGTAGCCTCAGCTGAATTAGTCTATGAACCAAACGCCGTTGTCCAAATTTCAGACCAAGCTCAAGCTGATAAGATTCAGAAACTACTTGATGCTGTAGATGATCTTGAAGATGTTGTGAGTGTCCACACTAATTTCTACCCAGTTTGA
- the ruvA gene encoding Holliday junction branch migration protein RuvA translates to MIAYLRGVVTDKAGSQVVIDVHGLGYGVQVSLETESQLSLGKESQLVIYEHIKEDAHDLYGFLEQSSKHLFEKLLSVNGVGPKMAISLLNLGNATRLVQAITSGEVNYMQAASGVGKRLAERIVVDLKGKLGVSSGESATDFLGEPNIAQDEATQALVALGFSSSEASAALKGMDSQLSVEQRIKLALSGSKR, encoded by the coding sequence ATGATTGCATATTTGCGTGGGGTTGTAACAGACAAGGCTGGGTCACAAGTTGTGATAGATGTTCACGGCTTAGGCTATGGCGTGCAAGTTAGTCTTGAGACCGAAAGTCAGTTAAGTCTAGGCAAAGAATCGCAACTAGTTATTTACGAGCACATCAAAGAAGACGCTCATGATCTATACGGTTTCTTAGAGCAATCTAGCAAACATTTATTTGAAAAGTTATTGAGCGTGAATGGGGTTGGCCCGAAAATGGCTATCAGCCTACTAAATCTCGGTAATGCAACACGGCTTGTGCAGGCGATAACTAGTGGTGAAGTTAATTATATGCAAGCAGCCAGCGGTGTTGGCAAAAGACTCGCTGAGCGAATTGTTGTTGATCTAAAAGGTAAGCTTGGGGTATCCAGTGGTGAGTCGGCAACAGACTTTTTGGGCGAGCCAAACATTGCCCAAGATGAAGCCACGCAGGCCTTAGTCGCGCTCGGGTTTTCTAGCAGTGAAGCTTCGGCTGCACTAAAGGGTATGGATAGCCAACTTAGTGTAGAGCAGAGAATCAAATTGGCATTAAGCGGAAGTAAGCGATAA
- a CDS encoding type II secretion system F family protein has product MQIGNNKPKLKDKVVFTRQLATMINAGVPLVRSLATLQSQTENQYFQKTVGQITRDVEGGMAFADALAKHPDIFSPIYINMVRAGEAGGILDEILKKLAFQQEKDSAIRHKFKSAMTYPVVLITIAVAVFIGLMTVVVPKIGNIVSDLTNGAELPTLTRVMMQISNFMTTYWYIELIFVVVGAFAFRRWKKSPKGQEQFDRMLFKLPAIGPIVNKVAIARFARTFASLMSAGVSVVETIEITSKAIGNKVVEKELLAAAKEVANGKQLSEPISRSEVFPPIVSQMLAIGEETGQTDTILIKVADFYEEEVDAAVDSISSILEPILIVFMGGMVGLVAASVLGPISNLSQQI; this is encoded by the coding sequence ATGCAGATTGGCAACAATAAGCCAAAACTTAAAGATAAGGTTGTCTTCACTCGACAGCTTGCGACAATGATTAATGCCGGAGTGCCTTTAGTAAGAAGCTTGGCTACCCTTCAGAGCCAGACCGAAAACCAGTATTTCCAGAAAACCGTGGGCCAGATTACTCGCGATGTTGAAGGTGGTATGGCGTTTGCCGATGCTTTAGCTAAACATCCAGATATATTCTCGCCAATATATATAAACATGGTTCGGGCTGGTGAAGCTGGCGGTATTTTGGATGAAATTCTCAAGAAATTAGCTTTTCAGCAAGAAAAAGATTCGGCTATCAGACATAAGTTTAAGAGTGCTATGACGTACCCAGTTGTGCTGATTACAATTGCCGTCGCGGTATTTATAGGGTTAATGACTGTGGTTGTCCCAAAAATTGGCAATATAGTTAGCGACTTAACTAATGGTGCCGAGCTGCCAACACTTACTCGAGTAATGATGCAAATCAGTAACTTCATGACAACATATTGGTATATCGAGCTCATATTCGTAGTAGTTGGTGCGTTTGCCTTTAGACGTTGGAAAAAATCACCCAAGGGTCAAGAACAATTCGACCGAATGCTGTTCAAGCTGCCTGCGATTGGTCCAATCGTAAACAAAGTTGCAATTGCTCGGTTCGCCCGCACTTTTGCTAGCTTAATGAGTGCTGGAGTATCAGTAGTTGAAACGATCGAAATTACCTCTAAGGCGATTGGGAACAAAGTTGTCGAAAAAGAGCTACTGGCGGCAGCTAAAGAAGTCGCCAACGGTAAGCAGTTGTCAGAACCAATTAGTCGAAGTGAGGTCTTCCCGCCGATAGTTAGCCAGATGTTGGCGATCGGTGAAGAAACCGGACAAACAGACACGATATTAATTAAAGTGGCTGATTTCTACGAAGAAGAAGTTGACGCAGCTGTTGACAGTATTAGTTCCATCTTAGAGCCTATCTTAATAGTCTTTATGGGTGGCATGGTTGGACTAGTAGCGGCGTCTGTTCTCGGACCGATAAGTAACTTATCACAGCAGATATAG
- the recA gene encoding recombinase RecA: MATSKKADDSPVKDDAKMKALGAALEQIEKQFGKGSIMRLGAEHTINVETTKTGALSLDMALGGGIPKGRIIEVYGPESSGKTTLTLHAIAELQKAGGTAAFVDAEHALDPQYAKRIGVNIDELLLSQPDNGEQALEIVETLVRSGAVDMVVVDSVAALTPQAEIEGDMGDSHMGLQARLMSQALRKLTGIINKSKCTVIFINQLRMKIGVMFGNPETTTGGNALKFYASVRMDIRRISQIKAGEDIIGNRVRVKVVKNKIAPPFRQTEFDIMYNEGISTEGDVLDLATDRGIVEKAGAWFSYGSDKIAQGREAAKQYLKDNPKVLAEIDKKIRSIKTEE; encoded by the coding sequence ATGGCAACTAGCAAAAAGGCAGACGACTCGCCAGTTAAGGACGATGCCAAAATGAAAGCTCTCGGTGCGGCTCTCGAACAAATCGAAAAACAGTTTGGCAAGGGTAGTATTATGCGTCTTGGCGCAGAACACACAATTAATGTCGAAACTACAAAGACAGGTGCGCTGAGTTTAGATATGGCCTTGGGTGGCGGTATTCCGAAAGGTCGAATCATCGAAGTTTATGGCCCCGAAAGTAGTGGTAAAACTACACTTACACTCCATGCAATCGCCGAACTGCAAAAAGCTGGCGGTACAGCTGCTTTTGTTGACGCCGAACACGCCCTCGACCCACAGTACGCTAAAAGGATTGGTGTGAATATCGATGAGCTTCTTCTCTCGCAGCCAGATAATGGCGAACAAGCTCTCGAAATTGTCGAAACCTTAGTCCGTTCTGGAGCGGTCGACATGGTAGTAGTCGACTCGGTGGCTGCACTTACTCCGCAGGCAGAGATTGAAGGTGATATGGGCGATAGCCACATGGGCTTGCAGGCTCGCCTAATGAGCCAAGCTTTGCGTAAGCTAACTGGGATAATCAACAAAAGTAAATGCACAGTTATCTTTATTAACCAACTCCGCATGAAGATCGGGGTGATGTTTGGTAATCCAGAAACTACTACTGGTGGTAATGCTCTTAAGTTTTATGCGAGTGTGCGCATGGATATCCGCCGAATTAGCCAGATCAAGGCAGGTGAAGATATTATTGGCAACCGCGTACGTGTAAAAGTGGTCAAGAATAAGATCGCACCACCTTTCCGCCAGACCGAGTTCGATATCATGTATAACGAAGGTATTAGCACCGAAGGCGATGTGCTCGATCTAGCTACCGACCGCGGCATTGTCGAAAAAGCTGGTGCGTGGTTTAGCTACGGCTCAGACAAAATCGCCCAAGGCCGCGAAGCTGCCAAGCAGTATCTTAAAGACAATCCAAAAGTCCTTGCCGAAATCGACAAAAAAATCCGCTCTATTAAAACTGAGGAGTAG
- a CDS encoding type II secretion system protein: protein MLKSTLRTARQGFTIIELLIVIAIIGILAGLVLNNFQGAQAKARDSQRKTDINAMHAQLENYYNSNGNYPTTFDATVLAGIDGEALNDPDGNAISMSGVTATAKPATGYTATKPSGAQYTYAAYGCSGTGATDTCSSYVLYSWLEDGGSTFAPYEKASLN from the coding sequence ATGCTCAAGTCAACACTAAGAACAGCACGTCAAGGTTTCACAATTATTGAACTCTTGATTGTGATCGCAATCATCGGTATCTTGGCCGGATTGGTATTAAATAACTTCCAAGGTGCACAGGCAAAAGCTCGTGACTCTCAGCGAAAAACTGACATCAACGCTATGCACGCACAGCTAGAAAACTACTACAACTCGAACGGCAACTACCCGACAACATTCGACGCAACAGTATTAGCCGGCATCGACGGTGAGGCTCTAAACGATCCAGATGGCAACGCCATCTCTATGAGTGGTGTAACTGCAACTGCTAAGCCAGCAACAGGCTATACAGCAACCAAGCCAAGTGGCGCACAATACACTTACGCTGCCTACGGCTGCTCAGGCACAGGTGCAACCGATACATGCTCTAGCTACGTTCTATATTCATGGCTAGAAGATGGTGGTTCAACTTTTGCTCCATACGAAAAAGCAAGCTTAAACTAA
- the pilM gene encoding type IV pilus assembly protein PilM: MALLYTDRQVFGFDIGRSTIKIVQIDPPGNKNKKGIVRAYGNTTFDPKAIEKGVITDPAIVVKAAHDLVSNGLVGKLTTRHVALSLPNSHSFSRIINLESMDEESTAAAVRAEIAQSIPMPITDLYYDYEATPLGDSGSNEVLIVASPKTIVDSYMKVVEALGLIPAVIEPNINSVTRMVVSSEVHDEVSLIIDLGSDASDLSVYDGKFVRATGTAECGGEKMSENIASALGISLQQAHSIKTRYGLDVSKRQKEILSALEPELSKLVGEIHKVMRYYNDRADEGKQIGQIILLGGGANLPGLSSYLTDKTRIPTRLNAPWNKLTFGKLQPTHELETTIYTTAGGLSLVSVEDIRQ, encoded by the coding sequence ATGGCACTTCTCTACACAGATAGACAGGTATTCGGCTTTGATATTGGGCGAAGCACTATTAAGATTGTTCAGATTGACCCGCCGGGTAATAAAAACAAAAAAGGTATTGTTAGAGCATACGGCAATACTACTTTCGACCCTAAAGCAATCGAAAAAGGCGTTATCACCGATCCCGCTATTGTTGTTAAAGCCGCGCACGACCTAGTTTCGAATGGGCTTGTCGGGAAGCTAACTACCAGACATGTGGCCTTATCGCTTCCTAACTCACATAGCTTTAGCCGAATAATCAATTTAGAAAGTATGGATGAAGAATCAACAGCTGCAGCTGTCCGTGCAGAAATAGCCCAATCGATTCCGATGCCAATCACCGACCTATACTACGACTACGAAGCAACACCATTGGGTGATTCTGGAAGTAATGAGGTTTTGATTGTTGCTAGTCCGAAAACAATAGTTGACTCATATATGAAAGTGGTTGAGGCGCTAGGGTTAATACCTGCTGTGATTGAACCCAATATTAATTCCGTCACTCGCATGGTAGTAAGCTCTGAGGTCCACGACGAAGTCAGTCTAATCATCGACTTAGGCTCCGACGCGTCTGATTTATCGGTATACGACGGTAAGTTTGTTCGAGCGACCGGAACTGCAGAGTGCGGCGGTGAAAAAATGTCCGAAAACATCGCAAGTGCACTCGGAATTAGCTTACAACAAGCTCACAGTATCAAGACTCGCTATGGGTTAGATGTCAGTAAGCGCCAAAAAGAAATTCTGAGTGCGCTCGAGCCAGAACTCAGTAAGTTAGTAGGAGAGATCCATAAGGTTATGCGCTACTATAACGACCGCGCTGACGAGGGTAAACAAATTGGTCAGATTATCTTACTTGGCGGTGGTGCAAACCTGCCAGGACTTAGTAGCTATCTAACCGATAAGACTCGTATTCCAACTCGCTTAAATGCTCCTTGGAATAAGTTAACTTTCGGTAAACTTCAACCCACCCATGAACTCGAAACGACTATCTACACAACAGCCGGTGGGCTAAGCCTAGTATCAGTAGAGGATATCAGACAATGA
- the ruvC gene encoding crossover junction endodeoxyribonuclease RuvC, which produces MKILGIDPGIGIVGFGLIESDGFSHKMLDAGVIKTKVKDVHERRLKEIYDELSGLVSEFNPDVASVEKLFFSQNVTTAMSVSQARGVILLVLEQAGVPIVEYTPLQIKSSLVGYGKADKAQVQEMVRVLLNLSKRPTPDDCADALGAALTHAMSSNYRDTSP; this is translated from the coding sequence ATGAAGATATTAGGAATAGATCCAGGAATAGGTATAGTTGGTTTCGGGTTGATCGAAAGTGATGGCTTTAGTCACAAGATGCTCGACGCAGGAGTAATCAAAACCAAGGTTAAAGATGTCCATGAGCGTAGGCTTAAAGAGATTTATGATGAGTTAAGTGGGCTAGTCTCGGAATTTAATCCAGATGTGGCTAGTGTCGAAAAACTGTTCTTCTCTCAGAATGTAACCACGGCCATGAGTGTTAGCCAAGCCAGAGGAGTAATCTTGCTTGTATTAGAACAAGCAGGTGTACCGATAGTCGAGTACACACCCCTACAGATCAAAAGCTCGTTAGTAGGTTACGGCAAAGCCGATAAAGCTCAAGTACAAGAAATGGTTAGAGTCTTACTTAATCTCAGTAAACGTCCTACGCCAGACGACTGCGCCGATGCGCTAGGTGCTGCTCTGACCCATGCAATGAGCAGTAACTACAGAGACACTAGCCCATAG
- the ruvB gene encoding Holliday junction branch migration DNA helicase RuvB, whose protein sequence is MAVQRLVDNSAHTDDVQEQQDEISLRPKNFDEYIGQERVKKNLKLAISAAKKRSESIDHVLLYGPPGLGKTTLATVIANEMGAQLRVTSGPAIERAGDLASLITNLKDGDVLFIDEIHRLSRAVEEVLYSAMEDFKLDIMLGKGPSAKSLRLDLPKFTLIGATTRTGALAAPLRDRFGIIHRLEFYSDEDISTILQRSAKILGVKIDADAARQLAARSRLTPRIANRLLKRVRDYADINGDGFIDQDLTNRALSLLEIDNLGLDPSDRLLLTAIIDNYNGGPVGLNTLAAILGDEPTTIEDYYEPFLLQLGLIERTPRGRKTTSKAYKHLGQEKLNNNQKLL, encoded by the coding sequence ATGGCTGTCCAGAGACTAGTTGATAACAGCGCTCACACCGACGATGTTCAAGAACAACAAGACGAGATAAGCCTCAGACCAAAAAATTTTGATGAATATATCGGTCAAGAGCGTGTTAAGAAAAACCTCAAGCTGGCGATTAGCGCTGCGAAAAAGCGTAGTGAATCAATTGATCATGTTTTGCTATACGGACCACCAGGTTTAGGCAAGACAACCCTGGCAACGGTAATTGCCAATGAAATGGGTGCGCAACTACGCGTTACGTCTGGGCCGGCTATCGAGCGCGCTGGAGACCTAGCAAGTTTAATCACTAACCTCAAAGACGGCGATGTTTTGTTTATCGATGAAATTCACCGACTAAGTCGGGCGGTCGAAGAGGTACTATACAGTGCGATGGAAGATTTCAAACTCGATATTATGTTAGGCAAAGGTCCTTCGGCAAAAAGCTTAAGACTAGATTTACCGAAGTTTACGCTGATAGGAGCTACAACCAGAACTGGTGCACTGGCAGCGCCATTGCGGGATCGTTTCGGGATTATTCACCGTCTAGAGTTTTACTCAGATGAGGATATTTCAACTATCTTGCAAAGATCAGCAAAAATACTCGGAGTAAAAATCGATGCCGATGCTGCTCGACAGCTTGCTGCTCGTTCTCGCTTAACACCTAGAATTGCCAACCGACTCTTAAAAAGAGTTCGAGATTACGCCGATATCAATGGTGATGGCTTTATCGATCAGGATCTCACAAATCGAGCTTTATCTTTGCTAGAGATCGATAACCTTGGCCTTGATCCTAGCGATAGGTTGTTGCTTACAGCTATCATTGATAATTATAATGGTGGCCCTGTTGGCTTGAATACCTTAGCGGCTATTCTTGGCGATGAGCCAACAACCATCGAAGATTACTACGAACCTTTTTTGCTACAGCTAGGTTTAATCGAACGTACACCTCGCGGGAGGAAGACTACCTCAAAAGCCTATAAGCATCTTGGTCAAGAAAAACTGAATAATAACCAGAAGTTGCTATAA
- a CDS encoding PH domain-containing protein, with amino-acid sequence MENSESKVCFKVRRSPMGLIYIYLLTIIAFGGSLALVIWASGELFNFDSSASKAWGVLTATGITIIVSMLLLFETVVYWSNRLVLMDDEIRQTLQKGLLNRKISSLGLANIEDVTIEQKGFMATLFNYGTLLIETAGEQSNFQFNYCPDPTKYSRQIMEARERYLMREDKPTRRADIVR; translated from the coding sequence ATGGAAAACTCAGAAAGTAAAGTATGTTTTAAGGTTCGAAGAAGTCCGATGGGTCTGATTTATATCTATTTACTTACGATTATCGCCTTTGGAGGCTCGCTGGCATTAGTTATATGGGCTAGCGGTGAACTATTTAATTTCGATAGCTCGGCGAGTAAGGCGTGGGGTGTTCTAACAGCTACAGGTATCACGATTATCGTATCAATGCTTTTGCTATTCGAAACAGTTGTGTACTGGTCGAATCGTTTAGTGCTGATGGACGATGAGATTAGACAGACGTTACAAAAAGGTCTGCTAAACCGAAAGATATCTAGCTTAGGCTTAGCAAATATAGAAGATGTGACAATTGAGCAAAAAGGCTTTATGGCCACGTTATTCAATTATGGAACGTTACTCATCGAGACAGCAGGCGAGCAGTCTAATTTTCAGTTTAATTATTGCCCCGACCCAACTAAATATAGTCGGCAAATCATGGAAGCCCGCGAACGCTACCTCATGCGAGAAGATAAGCCTACACGGCGGGCAGATATAGTTCGCTAA
- a CDS encoding RecX family transcriptional regulator: MKITSLKAQIKNPERVSVYVDGKFALGLSLNQIADLGIKNGQEISEAELKVLQKHSDMGKAYARTLDWLLRRPHSRRELYNRLYNLKYDDEEKDYIVARVERYLDDEAFARFWVECRRGSKAKSARVIRGELAQKGVAKEIIDKVLVENEATDQDMLKKLITKKSRQTKYQDTQKLIEYLLRQGFSYDDIKKCLDDIRPE; encoded by the coding sequence ATGAAAATCACAAGTTTAAAAGCACAGATTAAGAATCCGGAGCGGGTGAGCGTGTATGTTGATGGTAAGTTTGCACTTGGCTTAAGCCTCAATCAAATTGCCGATTTGGGCATCAAGAACGGCCAAGAAATTTCCGAAGCCGAGCTTAAAGTTCTGCAAAAACACTCCGACATGGGCAAAGCCTATGCACGTACACTCGATTGGTTGCTGCGCCGGCCACACTCGCGTCGTGAATTATATAATCGATTATATAATCTAAAATACGACGACGAGGAAAAAGACTATATCGTGGCCAGAGTCGAGAGGTATTTAGACGACGAAGCATTCGCACGGTTTTGGGTCGAGTGCAGGCGAGGTAGCAAAGCCAAAAGCGCTCGAGTAATTCGTGGTGAACTAGCCCAAAAAGGGGTGGCCAAAGAAATTATAGACAAAGTTTTGGTCGAAAACGAGGCAACTGACCAAGACATGCTCAAAAAACTAATTACCAAAAAGTCACGCCAAACCAAATACCAAGACACGCAAAAGTTGATTGAGTATCTGTTGAGGCAAGGCTTTAGCTACGACGATATAAAAAAGTGTCTAGATGATATTAGGCCCGAGTAA
- a CDS encoding type II/IV secretion system protein, which yields MNIPNATVSRLLLESGKLEKDELDQLELQAKDEKITLQEMLAKENKLSEAELTELYSKEIGVAFTEIDVKNLNMDIVRQIPEKIARKYNMILFKDDFEESVKHIAMEDPDDLQALDVLKKMFTGTIKIYIATHNNILSALDQYRGNISSEITKVITDGEDEEEEEVDEEEVTSEDSPIAQTVNLLVEYAIKSGASDIHIEPREKYVSIRYRVDGVLKEVNKLPKRTLNALVSRIKILSNLKIDERRAPQDGRFKINMNGRLFAFRVSTLPITEGEKVVMRVLDESSEPLSLDKLGFWGAALSSINEAAAQPHGMILVTGPTGSGKSTTLQSVLNILNSPDVNISTVEDPVEYKIQGVNQTQVNPVAGMTFANGLRALLRQDPNIIMVGEIRDGETAGLGVQAALTGHLVFSTLHTNNAATCLPRLLDMEIEPFLIASVIRVVVGQRLVRKLIQEDAEEYEPDANEMREIERVFSIKTKDDWARIGKLCDQAREAFGLEKSKDSKLTFFRPKSDLKDHSGYRGRMGIYEVLRNSSEIQKLIVSNATSEQIQQQAIKEGMVTMQIDGLVKASLGMTSIEEILRVTRE from the coding sequence ATGAATATTCCAAATGCAACTGTCTCGAGACTACTGCTAGAGTCTGGAAAGCTAGAAAAAGATGAGCTTGATCAGCTCGAGCTTCAAGCTAAAGACGAAAAAATTACCCTGCAAGAAATGCTCGCTAAGGAGAATAAGTTAAGCGAAGCTGAGTTAACCGAGCTTTACTCTAAAGAGATAGGCGTTGCTTTTACTGAGATCGATGTCAAAAACTTAAACATGGATATTGTTCGGCAAATCCCTGAAAAAATTGCCCGCAAATACAATATGATTCTCTTTAAAGATGACTTCGAAGAGAGCGTTAAACACATCGCCATGGAAGATCCCGACGACTTACAAGCCCTGGATGTTCTCAAGAAAATGTTTACCGGAACAATCAAAATTTATATTGCAACCCACAATAATATATTGAGTGCACTCGACCAATACCGAGGGAATATTAGTAGTGAGATTACCAAAGTCATTACCGACGGCGAAGACGAAGAAGAGGAAGAGGTCGACGAAGAAGAAGTTACCAGCGAAGACTCCCCTATAGCCCAGACTGTCAATCTGTTGGTGGAATACGCAATCAAGAGCGGTGCGAGTGATATTCATATCGAACCTCGTGAAAAATATGTATCGATAAGATATCGGGTGGATGGAGTGCTAAAAGAAGTCAATAAACTACCAAAGCGAACTCTAAATGCACTAGTTTCAAGAATCAAGATTCTAAGCAATCTAAAAATCGACGAACGCCGAGCGCCTCAAGACGGTCGATTCAAAATTAACATGAATGGACGTCTGTTTGCGTTTCGTGTAAGCACCTTGCCAATTACAGAAGGCGAAAAAGTAGTTATGCGTGTGCTCGATGAGTCGAGCGAACCGCTATCTCTAGATAAGCTTGGTTTCTGGGGAGCGGCTCTGAGTAGTATAAACGAAGCCGCAGCTCAGCCTCATGGTATGATCCTAGTAACAGGGCCGACCGGATCAGGGAAATCTACAACTCTGCAAAGTGTTTTAAATATTCTAAATAGCCCAGACGTAAATATTTCAACCGTTGAAGATCCAGTCGAATACAAGATACAGGGTGTAAATCAGACGCAAGTGAACCCTGTGGCTGGCATGACTTTTGCAAATGGCCTCAGAGCACTGCTTCGGCAGGACCCAAACATTATCATGGTAGGAGAAATTCGTGATGGTGAAACTGCTGGACTCGGCGTCCAAGCAGCGTTGACTGGCCACTTAGTTTTTAGCACATTACACACTAATAACGCAGCCACCTGTTTGCCTCGTTTACTAGACATGGAAATTGAACCCTTCCTAATTGCTAGTGTGATCCGAGTTGTCGTGGGTCAACGCCTTGTTCGTAAACTCATCCAGGAAGATGCTGAAGAGTACGAACCAGATGCAAACGAAATGCGCGAGATCGAGCGTGTATTTAGCATTAAGACAAAAGATGATTGGGCCAGAATCGGTAAACTATGCGACCAAGCCCGAGAAGCATTTGGGCTCGAAAAATCTAAGGATAGTAAGTTGACCTTCTTCCGACCAAAGTCAGACTTAAAAGATCATTCTGGCTACCGTGGCAGAATGGGTATCTACGAGGTACTGCGTAACAGTAGCGAAATCCAGAAGCTAATTGTCTCAAACGCTACCAGTGAACAGATCCAACAGCAAGCCATTAAGGAAGGCATGGTCACAATGCAGATCGATGGACTTGTAAAGGCTTCACTTGGAATGACATCGATAGAGGAAATCTTAAGAGTAACTAGAGAGTAG